In the Streptomyces fradiae ATCC 10745 = DSM 40063 genome, CTCGGTCAGCTTGCCGCGCGGTACGTGCTCCTCCACCAGGGCCATGGTGGTCACCATCGTCGGTGCGATGGCGAGGCCCGCGACGAAGAGCGCCACGGCCAGCAACGTGAGGTTCCCGGCCAGTTGGAGGGGGATCATACTCACGGCCATCGCCAGCACGCCCACGACCCAGCGCCGCGCGGGAGCGCCCTTCAGCCGCAGCATCCCGAACACCGCCCCGGCCAGGCACGAACCGCCCGCGTAGACGGCCAGCACCAGGCTCGACGCCGTCTTGTGGCCCCGCTCCTCCGCGAACGCCACGGTCACCACGTCCACCGCGCCGAAGATCGCGCCCGTCGCGACGAACGCCACCACCAGCACCTGCAGGCCCGGCGAGCGCAGCGCGCTCGTCCGCGCCGCCCCGTGCCGCTCCACCGGGTGCGGGGCGGGCTCCGTCGCCCGCTGCGCGGTCAGCCACCACACGCCCGCCAGCAGGAACGCCCCCGCCAGCACCGGGCCCGCCGCGGGGAACCAGACCGTCGACAGCCCGATCGATATCGGCGGGCCCATGATGAAGCACAGCTCGTCGACGATGGACTCCAGCGAGTACGCCGTGTGCAGGTCGTGCGGCCGGCCCCGGAGGATCTCCGCCCACCGCGCGCGCGTCATCGCCCCGAGGCTCGGCACGCACCCCGCGGCCGCCGCGCTCACGAACAGCGTCCAGTCCGGCAGCCCCGCCTGCGCGCACAGCACCAGCGCGCCCGCGGCGGCCGCCGACACCAGCGCCGCCGGGCGCAGCACGCGGCGCTGCCCGTACCGGTCGACCAGCCGCGACACCTGAGGGCCCAGCAGGGCGGCGGACAGCGCCAGCGTGCCGGTCAGCAGCCCGGCGAGCCCGTACCGGCCCGTCAGCTCGGTGATCATGGTCAGTACGCCCACGCCCATCATGGCCAGGGGCATCCGGCCGATGAGGCCGGCGGCGGAGAACCCCAGGGTGCCGGGGGCGGCGAAGATCGCACGGTAGGGACTGGGCAAGGGGCACTCCGGGGCGGGGGCGTGGCGGGTGGCGCGGCCGGCGGGGACGGCCGGCGGGGTAAGGCGCATGGGCAGCCTTCACAGATTACGGGCAGGCGGCGGGACGCGCACCACCGGTTTTCCGCTGTCAGCGCCGGGTGGCAGGATCGGAGCCATGTCCGATCAGCGTGTGTCCGACCAGCCCGACCCCTCTCCGTACGACGCGTTGCTGCTGCTCTCCTTCGGCGGTCCCGAGGGCCCCGACGAGGTGGTCCCGTTCCTGGAGAACGTGACGCGGGGCCGGGGCATCCCCAAGGAGCGCCTCAAGGAGGTCGGGCAGCACTACTTCCTGTTCGGCGGCGTCAGCCCCATCAACGACCAGTGCCGGGAGCTGCTCGCCGCGCTCCGCGAGGACTTCGCGGCGGCCGGTCTCGACCTGCCGGTCTACTGGGGCAACCGCAACTGGGCGCCGTACCTCACGGACACGCTGCGCGAGATGGTCCGCGACGGGCGGCGCCGCATCGCCGTCCTCGCCACCAGCGCGTACGCCTCCTACTCCGGCTGCCGCCAGTACCGGGAGAACCTGGCCGACGCGCTCGCCGCGCTGGAGGCGGAGGGGCTGCCCCTGCCGAAGGTCGACAAGCTGCGGCACTACTTCAACCACCCCGGCTTCGTCGAGCCCGTGGTGGAGGGCGTCCTGCGCTCCCTCGGCGAGCTGGACGAGCGGGTCCGCGACGGCGCCCACCTCGCCTTCACCACCCACTCCATCCCCGACTCCGCCGCCGACACCTCGGGCCCGGTGGAGGCCCACGGCGACGGCGGGGCGTACGTGGCGCAGCATCTCGACGTCGCCCGCCTGGTCGCCGGCGCCGTGCGGGAGCGCACCGGAGTCGACCACCCCTGGCGCCTCGTCTACCAGTCCCGCAGCGGCGCCCCGCACATCCCGTGGCTGGAGCCCGACATCTGCGACCACCTGGAGGCGCTCCACGAGGAGGGCGCCCCGGCCGCCGTGATGGTGCCCATCGGGTTCGTCTCGGACCACATGGAGGTCCTGTACGACCTCGACACGGAGGCCGCCGCGAAGGCCGCCGAGCTGGGCCTGCCCGTGCGCCGCTCGGCCACCGTCGGCGCCGACCCGCGCTTCGCCGCGGCCATC is a window encoding:
- a CDS encoding MFS transporter gives rise to the protein MPSPYRAIFAAPGTLGFSAAGLIGRMPLAMMGVGVLTMITELTGRYGLAGLLTGTLALSAALLGPQVSRLVDRYGQRRVLRPAALVSAAAAGALVLCAQAGLPDWTLFVSAAAAGCVPSLGAMTRARWAEILRGRPHDLHTAYSLESIVDELCFIMGPPISIGLSTVWFPAAGPVLAGAFLLAGVWWLTAQRATEPAPHPVERHGAARTSALRSPGLQVLVVAFVATGAIFGAVDVVTVAFAEERGHKTASSLVLAVYAGGSCLAGAVFGMLRLKGAPARRWVVGVLAMAVSMIPLQLAGNLTLLAVALFVAGLAIAPTMVTTMALVEEHVPRGKLTEGMTWTGTGLAVGVALGTSVSGWVVAVHGARAGYVVPGVAGVLAALVAFLGYRRLTRPVPRREGQRAQQDPEQSEELERPEGLERPERYDGPERSGASGRGERPERSGHLA
- a CDS encoding ferrochelatase, which codes for MSDQPDPSPYDALLLLSFGGPEGPDEVVPFLENVTRGRGIPKERLKEVGQHYFLFGGVSPINDQCRELLAALREDFAAAGLDLPVYWGNRNWAPYLTDTLREMVRDGRRRIAVLATSAYASYSGCRQYRENLADALAALEAEGLPLPKVDKLRHYFNHPGFVEPVVEGVLRSLGELDERVRDGAHLAFTTHSIPDSAADTSGPVEAHGDGGAYVAQHLDVARLVAGAVRERTGVDHPWRLVYQSRSGAPHIPWLEPDICDHLEALHEEGAPAAVMVPIGFVSDHMEVLYDLDTEAAAKAAELGLPVRRSATVGADPRFAAAIRDLLLERAATERGASVERCALGALGPSHDVCPVGCCPARAERPAAAGADSPYA